The following proteins come from a genomic window of Geomonas sp. RF6:
- a CDS encoding O-antigen ligase family protein produces the protein MNPDIIKACAPPFFFIIWFIFAQRAASRRVAGAALFFTSAVACSQNFSLCYRQVHQLIQVFLIAGAVFSTIFSWRVLRCNSIFAVLAIFIGISLAFAPLDADARVQLVNIISVVGVLNYLYLSCQEKGELQELMRFIAFLAVALALAGIAQSLLAPGTRAEGTMNNPNYYGYVLGLGCCLVAVECRGMRRILALLILMLGILVSGSRSALFFPLLQVAWSAYRTGNVRRTLGYLCACALVVGILLSLNLTRFSDTEASQGSDAERIIFAMIALRMANDHPFTGVGWGRFVSEFGAYSTGAEKMLTDSGSIDVSDQERRVTHNDLVRILAELGWVACLATVALSLWALVKIFRRKGFGAEYLFSVWLGTVTFSLTHNNLNGALFWFFFLLPFFLDGQARQEAAVPASFQRVPPLVEAR, from the coding sequence ATGAATCCGGACATCATCAAGGCGTGCGCGCCACCATTCTTCTTCATCATCTGGTTCATCTTCGCCCAGCGCGCCGCCAGCCGCCGCGTCGCCGGGGCCGCGCTTTTTTTCACCAGTGCCGTGGCCTGCTCGCAGAATTTCAGCCTGTGCTACCGCCAGGTGCACCAGCTGATCCAGGTCTTTCTCATCGCCGGGGCGGTCTTCTCCACCATCTTTTCCTGGCGGGTGCTGCGCTGCAACTCCATCTTCGCCGTCCTCGCCATCTTCATCGGGATATCTCTCGCCTTTGCGCCGCTCGACGCTGACGCTCGGGTCCAGCTGGTGAACATCATCTCCGTGGTGGGGGTACTGAACTACCTGTACCTCTCCTGTCAGGAAAAGGGCGAGCTGCAGGAGCTCATGAGGTTCATCGCCTTTCTCGCCGTGGCTCTCGCGCTCGCCGGGATCGCGCAGTCTCTGCTCGCGCCGGGTACCCGCGCCGAGGGGACGATGAACAACCCGAACTACTACGGCTATGTCCTCGGGCTCGGCTGCTGTCTCGTGGCGGTGGAGTGCCGCGGCATGCGCCGGATTCTCGCCCTTTTGATCCTTATGCTGGGGATCCTGGTCAGCGGATCGCGCAGCGCTCTCTTTTTCCCCCTGCTGCAGGTCGCCTGGAGCGCCTACCGCACCGGAAACGTGCGCCGGACCCTCGGGTACCTCTGCGCCTGCGCGCTTGTGGTGGGGATACTCCTCTCCCTGAACCTCACCCGCTTCTCCGACACGGAAGCGAGCCAGGGGAGCGACGCGGAAAGGATCATCTTCGCCATGATCGCCCTGCGCATGGCGAACGACCACCCCTTCACCGGGGTCGGGTGGGGGCGTTTCGTCAGCGAGTTCGGGGCCTACAGCACGGGAGCCGAGAAGATGCTCACCGACTCCGGCTCCATCGACGTCTCCGACCAGGAGCGGCGCGTCACCCACAACGACCTCGTGCGCATCCTGGCGGAGCTCGGTTGGGTGGCGTGCCTCGCGACGGTCGCCCTTTCGCTCTGGGCGCTGGTGAAGATCTTCAGGCGCAAGGGGTTCGGCGCGGAGTACCTCTTCAGCGTCTGGCTCGGGACGGTGACCTTTTCACTGACCCACAACAACCTCAACGGTGCTCTCTTCTGGTTCTTTTTCCTCCTCCCCTTCTTCCTCGATGGGCAGGCGCGTCAAGAAGCTGCCGTTCCTGCTTCCTTCCAGCGGGTTCCCCCCCTTGTCGAAGCGCGTTAG
- a CDS encoding glycosyltransferase family 4 protein yields the protein MSAEKKRPCVVVIANTTWYLWNFRMSLMRMLQEQGLEVVAMAPADSYATRIEEAGIRFVSIPLNRRGKNFLAEGRTVVELCRLFRMLKPDVVLSYTPKPNIYASLACRACRIPIVNNVAGLGYAFIRKGVLQLVATFLYRAAFAWSRKVFFQNNDDLSIFVEKGIVKPHLAERLPGSGVDTTRFVPVPRQGAGAPFVFLLCARLLWDKGIGEYVEAARSVRSTSAEVVFRLLGPLDDGNPAAISAKQLQEWVDEGVVEYLGSTDSVAPYFAGADCVVLPSYREGVPRTLLEAASMGKPLITSDAPGCRDVVEHGTTGLVCAVRDAEDLARQMNTMLEIGAEQRREMGVLGRLKMTEEFSETIVLERYRAVVAGIVGLELGEAPSAESVEAKKGAKKGRIAAVLMPRREEDAAVPAKGVLKGL from the coding sequence ATGTCTGCAGAGAAGAAGCGTCCGTGCGTCGTAGTGATCGCAAATACAACGTGGTACCTCTGGAATTTCAGGATGTCGCTCATGCGGATGCTGCAGGAGCAGGGGCTCGAGGTGGTGGCGATGGCTCCGGCGGACAGCTACGCAACGCGCATCGAAGAGGCGGGGATCCGCTTCGTGTCGATCCCTCTGAACCGGCGCGGCAAGAACTTCCTCGCCGAGGGGCGCACGGTAGTGGAACTCTGCCGTCTCTTCCGGATGCTAAAGCCCGACGTCGTCCTTTCCTACACTCCCAAGCCTAATATCTACGCATCGCTCGCCTGCAGGGCGTGCAGAATTCCCATCGTGAACAACGTCGCGGGGCTGGGGTACGCCTTCATCAGGAAGGGGGTGCTGCAACTGGTCGCCACCTTCCTGTACCGCGCCGCCTTCGCCTGGTCGCGGAAGGTCTTCTTCCAGAACAACGACGACCTTTCCATCTTCGTGGAGAAGGGGATCGTCAAGCCGCACCTCGCGGAACGGCTCCCCGGCTCCGGCGTCGACACGACGCGCTTTGTGCCTGTGCCACGCCAGGGGGCGGGCGCTCCTTTCGTCTTCCTTCTGTGCGCCCGGCTTTTGTGGGACAAAGGTATCGGCGAATATGTGGAGGCGGCTCGCTCGGTGCGCTCCACTTCCGCGGAGGTCGTTTTCCGTCTGCTGGGGCCGCTGGACGACGGCAACCCGGCTGCCATATCCGCGAAGCAGCTCCAGGAGTGGGTGGATGAGGGGGTGGTGGAATACTTGGGCTCTACCGACTCGGTCGCCCCCTATTTTGCCGGGGCCGACTGCGTGGTCCTCCCGTCGTATCGCGAGGGGGTGCCCCGGACCCTTCTGGAGGCGGCAAGCATGGGTAAGCCTCTCATCACCAGCGATGCCCCAGGGTGCCGCGACGTGGTGGAGCACGGGACGACCGGTCTGGTGTGCGCCGTGAGGGATGCGGAGGATCTGGCGCGGCAGATGAATACGATGCTGGAGATCGGAGCGGAGCAGCGCAGGGAGATGGGGGTACTGGGGCGCCTGAAGATGACCGAGGAGTTCAGCGAGACGATCGTGCTGGAGCGCTACCGGGCGGTCGTTGCGGGAATCGTGGGGCTTGAGCTCGGGGAGGCTCCCTCTGCTGAGTCAGTCGAGGCGAAAAAGGGTGCTAAAAAGGGGCGGATCGCTGCGGTTCTGATGCCGCGGAGAGAGGAAGATGCTGCGGTCCCTGCCAAGGGCGTTTTGAAGGGGCTTTAG
- a CDS encoding ferritin family protein — translation MGHFIEEILREAIYNEKKSHDFCHLAATLVTDKRTKEIFSQLADEEFEHARSFFVLYTGSEFASTDLLYKHHRSEDPIFDQLLQAVETDDRERRALEIALSGEKWCIDRYSVLARTVREPKYRAAFIEALDRSRMQYEVIEEEYRRLMGAAGSAWTTA, via the coding sequence ATGGGACATTTCATTGAGGAGATTCTTCGAGAGGCAATTTACAACGAGAAGAAGAGCCACGACTTTTGCCATCTCGCTGCAACCCTTGTGACAGACAAAAGGACCAAAGAGATCTTCTCACAGCTGGCGGATGAGGAATTTGAGCACGCAAGGTCTTTCTTCGTACTCTATACCGGCAGCGAGTTTGCCAGTACCGACCTTCTTTACAAGCACCACCGGTCGGAAGATCCCATTTTCGACCAGCTTCTCCAGGCGGTGGAGACCGACGACCGCGAGCGCCGGGCACTGGAGATCGCCCTGAGCGGCGAAAAGTGGTGCATCGACCGCTACAGCGTGCTCGCCCGCACCGTCCGCGAGCCGAAATATCGGGCGGCCTTCATAGAAGCGCTGGACCGCAGCCGCATGCAGTACGAGGTCATCGAGGAAGAGTACCGCCGCCTCATGGGAGCGGCAGGCTCAGCCTGGACGACCGCCTGA
- a CDS encoding SDR family NAD(P)-dependent oxidoreductase: protein MDLMLNGKLALVTGSTKGIGLAVAKVLAAEGCGVIVNGRSEGGVEAAIGEIAAAAPGASLHPFAGDLATASAAMELLQRYPSVDILVNNLGIYEPKPFEEIPDEDWLRLFEVNVLSGVRLSREYIRGMKERNWGRIVFVSSESGIQIPADMIHYGMTKTAMLAVSRGIAETCVGTGVTSNAVLPGPTLSAGVEEFAAKLSGGRPFSEFEEEFFQRVRPTSLLKRFATATEVANLVAYVCSPLSSATNGAALRVDGGVVRACF from the coding sequence ATGGACCTGATGCTGAACGGAAAATTGGCTCTGGTGACCGGCTCGACGAAAGGGATAGGTCTTGCCGTGGCGAAGGTGTTGGCCGCTGAAGGGTGCGGTGTCATCGTCAATGGGCGCTCGGAGGGCGGAGTTGAAGCCGCGATCGGTGAGATAGCCGCTGCCGCACCGGGTGCAAGCCTCCACCCTTTTGCCGGCGATCTCGCGACTGCTTCGGCAGCAATGGAGCTGCTGCAGCGCTATCCCTCTGTGGACATACTGGTGAACAACCTCGGGATCTACGAACCGAAGCCTTTTGAGGAGATACCGGACGAGGACTGGTTGAGGCTTTTCGAGGTGAATGTCCTAAGCGGCGTGCGACTCTCCAGGGAATACATCCGGGGGATGAAAGAGAGGAACTGGGGGCGCATTGTTTTCGTGAGCAGCGAGAGCGGCATCCAGATCCCTGCCGACATGATCCATTACGGCATGACGAAGACCGCCATGCTCGCCGTATCGAGGGGGATAGCCGAGACGTGCGTGGGGACCGGGGTGACCTCCAACGCGGTGCTGCCGGGGCCGACCCTTTCGGCAGGGGTTGAGGAGTTTGCCGCCAAGTTGAGCGGGGGGCGCCCTTTTTCCGAGTTCGAGGAGGAGTTCTTCCAGCGCGTCCGTCCCACCTCCCTGCTAAAGCGCTTCGCCACGGCGACGGAGGTGGCGAACCTCGTCGCCTACGTGTGCAGCCCCCTTTCCTCCGCCACAAACGGCGCAGCACTGCGGGTGGACGGCGGAGTGGTGCGGGCGTGTTTTTAG